A genomic segment from Campylobacter concisus encodes:
- a CDS encoding tRNA 2-selenouridine synthase → MKFLAITLLLLTSIFLIACSANQANKKISNSELENLAKQYGGVYIFDEKFEKEIEKREAERKELSKKMKGRDLGDGLYAIDPKPINEKLPRILSNGKRYYTRWIDYENQTGKEAKVPEVYINKIKEFIGDDFSKQRPELLMLYLYEDKDMAIPVTVRVSYTYVKTSYGLYGDEGRGFKLSKQNFVTRTSKDRFILTNNKFIKANKDK, encoded by the coding sequence ATGAAATTTCTAGCTATAACACTCTTACTTCTAACAAGTATATTTTTAATAGCTTGCTCAGCTAATCAAGCAAATAAAAAGATAAGTAACTCTGAACTAGAAAACTTAGCTAAACAATATGGTGGAGTATATATATTTGATGAGAAATTTGAGAAAGAGATAGAGAAAAGAGAAGCTGAGAGAAAAGAGTTAAGTAAAAAAATGAAAGGTAGAGATTTGGGTGATGGGCTTTACGCTATTGATCCAAAGCCTATTAATGAAAAACTTCCACGAATTCTCTCAAATGGTAAAAGATATTATACTCGTTGGATAGATTATGAAAACCAAACTGGCAAAGAAGCCAAAGTACCAGAAGTTTATATAAATAAGATAAAAGAATTTATCGGAGATGATTTTAGCAAACAAAGACCAGAATTGCTAATGCTTTATCTATATGAAGACAAAGATATGGCTATACCTGTAACGGTAAGAGTATCTTATACATATGTAAAGACCAGTTATGGTTTATATGGTGACGAAGGAAGGGGCTTTAAATTAAGTAAACAAAATTTTGTAACAAGAACTAGTAAAGATAGATTCATTCTAACAAACAACAAATTCATAAAAGCAAACAAGGACAAGTAA
- a CDS encoding tRNA 2-selenouridine synthase: MNSLTSLCKILRFLIIYFKNLFMKFTAFILLLLTSIFLIACSANQANKKISNSELENLAKQYGGVYIFDEKFEKEIERREKERSDYMDDFFKNNKRNFKRADLEIMDQKFPQTLSNGKRYYENSTDYENQTKKKIKIPIEYKEKVINFIGIDNYNKYKLGFDLGYFCIDKEGNIEVIDMTVDYYIVKTDYGLFGDEGRGFSFKQNRYVNISGGNKFILTNNKFIKANKDK, translated from the coding sequence ATGAACTCCTTGACTTCATTATGTAAAATTCTTAGATTTTTGATTATTTATTTTAAAAATTTATTTATGAAATTTACCGCATTTATATTACTACTTCTAACAAGTATATTCTTAATAGCTTGCTCAGCTAATCAAGCAAACAAAAAGATAAGTAACTCTGAACTAGAAAACTTAGCTAAACAATATGGTGGAGTATATATATTTGATGAGAAATTTGAGAAAGAGATAGAGAGAAGAGAAAAAGAAAGAAGCGATTATATGGATGATTTCTTTAAAAATAATAAAAGAAATTTTAAAAGAGCTGACCTAGAAATCATGGATCAAAAATTCCCTCAAACCCTCTCAAATGGTAAAAGATATTATGAAAATTCAACAGATTATGAAAACCAAACCAAAAAGAAAATAAAAATCCCAATAGAATATAAAGAAAAGGTTATAAATTTTATAGGTATAGATAATTACAACAAATATAAACTAGGTTTTGATCTGGGTTATTTTTGTATAGACAAAGAAGGCAATATCGAAGTAATAGATATGACAGTTGATTACTATATTGTAAAAACAGATTATGGATTATTTGGTGACGAAGGAAGAGGATTTAGCTTTAAACAAAATAGATATGTAAATATAAGCGGTGGAAACAAATTCATTCTAACAAACAACAAATTCATAAAAGCAAACAAGGACAAGTAA
- a CDS encoding diadenosine tetraphosphate hydrolase produces MQTKKSNKELINCFKDYIDIADASYAMLHNVFENERNGLDEIYDK; encoded by the coding sequence GTGCAAACTAAAAAATCAAATAAAGAGCTAATAAATTGCTTTAAAGACTATATTGATATAGCTGATGCAAGTTATGCAATGCTTCATAATGTATTTGAGAATGAAAGAAATGGACTTGATGAGATTTATGATAAATGA
- a CDS encoding efflux transporter outer membrane subunit, whose translation MKNKAFILITAAFLAGCSFRPDMPNVDTNFTSTYTYETSDIRDLWWREFHDENLNSLVESALEKNTNLRVAYLNLEKAKASLGVAEADLLPGINLNIGYEKAKSSGETYTKQPQTRYRKSDINLGLNYEIDLWGRVRNNVAAAEESLNATKFDYDSARLSISSNVVKSYFALVSLNMQEAVLRETLKTYEDTLALRKTQLDLGSINEMTYLQSKAAVESAKTNLTSILNAKSKAITSLAILTGKSNNEILGGAVASSQNLPASPEISAGISSEILLRRSDVAKALADLKATNALVGVARAEYFPSISLTGLFGFSSIDFENIFVGNANTWSIGGSLAQKIFDFGRTKNNVAVAKTNEQIAAVNYEAAVKSALGEVRDALVSRQNSKISLEQVKNLLKSQQRIYSLAKEQYDAGYIGHLELLDAQRNLLQAKLQDVSAKLDEVDSAVEVYRAFGGGFRLEK comes from the coding sequence ATGAAAAATAAGGCGTTTATACTTATAACGGCGGCATTTTTAGCTGGTTGCTCATTTCGTCCAGATATGCCAAATGTAGATACAAATTTCACATCTACTTACACTTATGAGACAAGTGATATAAGGGATCTTTGGTGGAGAGAATTTCACGATGAAAATTTAAATTCTCTAGTAGAAAGTGCACTTGAGAAAAATACAAATTTACGTGTTGCTTATTTAAATTTAGAGAAAGCAAAAGCAAGCCTTGGCGTAGCTGAGGCGGATTTGCTTCCTGGTATAAATTTAAATATAGGCTACGAAAAAGCAAAAAGTAGCGGCGAAACATATACTAAACAACCACAAACTCGTTATAGAAAATCAGATATAAATTTAGGATTAAACTATGAGATTGATCTTTGGGGTAGAGTAAGAAATAATGTAGCAGCGGCCGAAGAAAGCCTAAATGCAACCAAATTTGACTATGATAGCGCGAGACTAAGTATCAGCTCAAATGTTGTAAAAAGCTACTTTGCATTAGTTTCATTAAATATGCAAGAAGCTGTGCTAAGAGAGACTTTAAAAACCTATGAAGATACGCTAGCACTTCGCAAAACACAGCTTGATCTTGGAAGCATAAATGAGATGACCTATTTGCAAAGTAAGGCAGCAGTAGAAAGCGCTAAGACCAATCTTACTTCTATATTAAATGCAAAGTCAAAAGCTATCACCTCACTAGCTATCTTGACTGGTAAAAGTAATAATGAAATTTTAGGTGGAGCTGTTGCTAGCTCGCAAAATTTACCAGCTTCTCCCGAGATAAGTGCTGGCATTAGCTCTGAAATTTTGCTAAGAAGAAGCGACGTGGCAAAGGCACTGGCTGATTTAAAAGCTACAAATGCTCTTGTTGGTGTTGCAAGGGCTGAGTATTTTCCAAGCATTTCACTGACTGGACTTTTTGGCTTTTCAAGTATTGATTTTGAAAATATCTTTGTTGGAAATGCTAATACATGGAGTATAGGAGGCTCTTTAGCACAGAAAATTTTTGATTTTGGTAGGACAAAAAATAATGTCGCAGTGGCTAAAACAAATGAACAAATTGCTGCTGTTAATTATGAAGCAGCGGTAAAATCGGCTCTTGGCGAAGTAAGAGATGCGCTTGTTTCAAGGCAAAATTCAAAAATTTCTTTGGAACAAGTGAAAAATTTGCTAAAATCCCAACAAAGAATTTATTCGCTTGCTAAAGAGCAATATGATGCTGGCTATATTGGGCATTTAGAGCTTCTTGATGCGCAGAGAAATTTGCTTCAAGCAAAATTACAAGACGTCTCAGCAAAGCTTGATGAGGTCGATAGCGCAGTCGAAGTTTATAGAGCTTTTGGTGGCGGTTTTAGGTTAGAAAAATAA
- a CDS encoding tRNA 2-selenouridine synthase produces MKFLAITLLLLTSIFLIACSANQANKKISNSELENLAKQYGGIYIFDEKFEKEIERQEQIRDSKRKEILERIKTIPNKNERNQKMREILKTEFYDNPKMDQTLSNGKPYFLGGTSSKISQSCYEKIYNFIGHENLKKYEPWIFSNLYYKDKEDNIVQISCTVVYERVKTQYGLFGDEGRGFSFKKNSFESLGGGNKFILINNKFIKANKDK; encoded by the coding sequence ATGAAATTTCTAGCTATAACACTCTTACTTCTAACAAGTATATTTTTAATAGCTTGCTCAGCTAATCAAGCAAACAAAAAGATAAGTAACTCTGAACTAGAAAACTTAGCTAAACAATATGGTGGAATATATATATTTGATGAGAAATTTGAGAAAGAGATAGAGAGACAAGAACAAATAAGAGATAGTAAAAGAAAAGAAATTTTAGAGAGAATAAAGACAATACCTAATAAAAATGAAAGAAATCAAAAAATGAGAGAAATTTTAAAAACAGAGTTTTACGATAATCCAAAAATGGACCAAACCCTCTCAAATGGTAAACCGTATTTTCTAGGTGGAACATCTAGTAAAATTTCACAAAGTTGTTATGAAAAAATTTATAATTTCATAGGTCATGAGAATTTAAAAAAATATGAACCTTGGATATTTTCAAATTTATATTACAAAGATAAAGAGGATAATATAGTTCAAATTTCATGTACTGTAGTTTATGAAAGAGTAAAAACACAGTATGGCTTATTTGGAGATGAAGGTAGAGGATTTAGTTTTAAGAAAAACAGCTTTGAAAGTCTTGGTGGTGGAAACAAATTCATTCTAATAAACAATAAATTTATAAAAGCAAACAAGGACAAGTAA